From the Kallotenue papyrolyticum genome, the window GGAGCGCGGCTACCGACGCGATGACGGCACGGCGCAGTTTCATCCGCTGCTGGCCTGGCTGGCCGCGCCGCTGACCTGGCTGGGCCTGTCGCCGCTGCTGGCGCTGCTGCTGGTCAGCTCGGCGGCAACGCTGGCGCTGCTGATCGTTCTGGAGCGGCTGGCGCGGCTCGATCTGCCGCCTGAGCGGGCGCGGCTGGCGCCGCTGCTGCTGCTGGCCTTTCCGCCGGCGTTTGTGCTGTTCGCGCCCTATACCGAGAGCCTGTGGCTGCTATGGGCGGTGCTGTGCCTGTGGTGGGCGCGCCGCCGGCGCTGGTGGCTGGCCGGGCTGGCCGGTGGACTGGCCACGCTCACACGCCAGCAGGGTCTGTTCTTGCTCTTGCCGCTGGCCTGGGAGCTGTGGGCAGCCTCCGAGCGGCGTTGGCGCGTGGCGCTGGCGCGCTGGCGCAGCTGGCTGGCGCTGGCGCCGATCCCGCTGGCTATGCTGCTGTGGCTGGTGTACCGCGCCCTGGCGCTGGGCGATCTGCGCGCCGACTGGTCTAGTCCCCAGGCGCTGATCTATTCCGTGCTGATCTCGCCGAGCGCCAGCAAGGTTGTTCCGCAACAGGCGTTTGTGCCGCCCTGGATGGCGCTGGCCCACGCGCTGGCGCGCCTGGCCCACGCGCCGCTTGATATCGGGACCGATCTGGCGCTGGGCCTCTTCTTCCTGCTGCTGACGGCGCTGGCCTGGCCCTGTCTCAGAGGCGGCGATCGCTGGCTGGTGGCGGCGCTGGTGCTGGTCAGCTTCAGCTACTACACCGGCCCGTTCTACCCCTACATGGGCCTGCCGCGCCACCTGTTGCTGGCCGTTCCGGTATTCATCGGGCTGGCGGCGCGCCTGAAGCCGCAGCGCGTCGCGCGCGTCCTGCTGCCGGGCCTGGCGGGCCTGCTCTGGTTGACGATGCTCTACGTGCTCGAAGCCTGGGTGCCCTGATCTGCTCCCCCGCACCCGGCTGCGCCTGGCTTGCCGGCGCGCCGATGTTGGCGTATGCTATCGGCCATGCGCGTCATTAGCGGATCGGCCAAAGGCCACAAACTCAAGGGGCCGCCCGATAACCAGACGCGGCCCATGCTCGATCGAGTCAAGGAGTCGCTGTTCTCGATCTTGACGGGCTACGATGTGATTCACGGGCGCGTGCTCGACCTGTTCGCCGGCACCGGCGCGCTGGGCATCGAATGCCTGTCGCGCGGCGCGGCCTGGTGCGATTTCGTCGAACAGCGCGCGGTGATGTGTCGCATCATCCGCGAGAACCTGCAGCACACCAAGCTGGCCGAGCGCGGACGCGTGCATCAGGGCACGGTGGAGGCCTTCATCGCGCAGTTTCGGGGCGAGCCCTATGATATAATCGTCATGGACCCGCCCTACGCTAGTCCGACCATCGAAGCGACGATCCAGGCCATCGCCGACTCGGCGCTGGTCAAGGATGGCAGCATACTGGTGGTGGGCCACTGGCCGCGTCTGAGGCTGCAGGAACGCTATGGCCGCTTCGAGCAACTGACCAGTCGGCGTCTGGGCGACAG encodes:
- a CDS encoding glycosyltransferase 87 family protein, whose amino-acid sequence is MNETLDAPPTPWTLPVAWQRLRACARRLPWRLVALWLALRLGLSLWAALISQFRPLTPIEQRLALWPPAAPWSAWLERVLLAPWQRWDVPYYLAIVERGYRRDDGTAQFHPLLAWLAAPLTWLGLSPLLALLLVSSAATLALLIVLERLARLDLPPERARLAPLLLLAFPPAFVLFAPYTESLWLLWAVLCLWWARRRRWWLAGLAGGLATLTRQQGLFLLLPLAWELWAASERRWRVALARWRSWLALAPIPLAMLLWLVYRALALGDLRADWSSPQALIYSVLISPSASKVVPQQAFVPPWMALAHALARLAHAPLDIGTDLALGLFFLLLTALAWPCLRGGDRWLVAALVLVSFSYYTGPFYPYMGLPRHLLLAVPVFIGLAARLKPQRVARVLLPGLAGLLWLTMLYVLEAWVP
- the rsmD gene encoding 16S rRNA (guanine(966)-N(2))-methyltransferase RsmD; the encoded protein is MRVISGSAKGHKLKGPPDNQTRPMLDRVKESLFSILTGYDVIHGRVLDLFAGTGALGIECLSRGAAWCDFVEQRAVMCRIIRENLQHTKLAERGRVHQGTVEAFIAQFRGEPYDIIVMDPPYASPTIEATIQAIADSALVKDGSILVVGHWPRLRLQERYGRFEQLTSRRLGDSSFSIYEYREA